The region GCGCGATGGTGCCGCGCTCGGCATCTGCTTTGATCGCTTTGGCGGCATTGCCAGTTGCGGCGGTCAACGCTTCCAGTGGCGTCAATCCGCCAGCAACCAACAATTCCATTTCGCGCAATGTCGCCCAACCGTGATGCGTCCCCGTGACTCCCGAATCGGTTCCGGTTCCAAACAAGATTCCGGCTTGGCGCATGGCGGCTGTGTTTTGTTGAAGAGTTTGCCAACGTCGTATGCGTGGCGCGTCTCCATTTTCAGCGGAGCCAGCAGCGGGTTTGAGCGGCGGATTTTGCGGAGGAACGAGCGGCGGGTTGATGCCTGCTTTCACCACCGGTTCCAGCACAGCATCCAGCAGCGGCGTCAAAATATCTCTACCACGTGGCTCATATACAGCCAGCGTGGGAACGTAGGCAGTGCCGCTGGCTTTCATCAATTTGAACAGCTCTTCATCAACGGGTTTGTCGCCAACACCGTGAGCAATCACATCTACTTTGGATCGCGCTGCGATTTTGGCTTTGTCGAGCGAAACGGTGTGCGTGAGCACTTCCAAATTGTTTTTGTGCGCTTCGTCCACCAGCGCGGTCAGCGTGTCTTCGTTCATGCTGGTCATATCCGGCGCAGCGCCATATCGCCAACCATCGGTGAAGACTTTAATGACATCGGGTTGGTACGGAAGAATGCGACGAACAGCGGCGCGCGCTTCGCGGGGCGTCGTCACTTCCAGCGAAAAGAAGTCGCCGCGACCGCCTTCGGCTCCGTGGCCGCCCGGCGTGGTCATGCGTACGGCCAGGCTGATGTGTGGCGCTTCGACGATGCCGGTTTTGATCAATCGGCGCATTGGCTCAAAGGTTTCCGGGTAGGTTCCGAAATCCACGACCGAAGTCACGCCACAATACAAATATGCCTTCAGATGCTTTGCCCAATCGCCCGTAACGCCGCCTCCGCTGGCGTACGGCAGGTGCGTGTGAAGATCGAAAATGCCCGGCATCAGGGTTTGATTTTCGCCATTGATAATGCGAACGCCGACCGGTGGTTTCGCATCGGCTGCTAATACGGCTTCGATGCGCTCACCACGAATGACGACTGTTGCGGGTTTGGGTTCGGCACCAGTTCCGTCAAACACTGTCGCGCCAACAATGGCGATGGCACTGGATTGCAAACGAGCGGTTTCAGGAAAGAGGACCAGGCAGAGCAGAATCGCGGACTGCAAAATAAGCAACGTTCGACGTTTCATTCAATTTCCTGTCTTCAGTTGAGGCGACGGGATACAGCGTGTCAGCCGACAAATTTCAACGTAGTTTCACCAATTTTGACAACATCCCCGTTGACCAGCGGGTAAGGTTCTTGAGGTTTCAGCCGAGTGCGTCCATTGATGACGGTTCCGTTGGCGCTGCCCAAATCTTCGATAAAAAACTGGTGCCCGCGTGTGGTGACGCGTGCATGGCGGCGCGAAATGCGCGAAGCCGGATCGAACTTGGACAAATCCACGTCGGGTCGAATGCCTCGATGCGGATCGAGTCGGCCAATCGTTATTTCATCTTCCGACGCCAGCGGAAAATGCGCATCGGTGTCCATATCCATCACCATTAACATCGCTGCTGTGCGTTCGACGCTGGGCGGTCGTTCACCGAAATAAATACGGTACAAATCGCTCGGCGTCATATCGCGGCCACAATGATGGCAGGGCGCAACAATGGCCAGGGAATTTCTGCCCACTTGTGTGGAGTACAGTTCATTTTCGCGGATCAGGCTATCGAGGAATGATTCCCGCTCACCTTCGGCCATGGCATCCCAATCCAGATTCCGCTCGGCACACAATCGCCGGAGTTGATGGACGGCAAAATCCAACCGAGCCGACCGCTGCAACCGGTCATCCTCAATCAGGATTCCCAGCAAAACCTGTTTGTGCTCCGGCGCAAGCTGGCTGAGCCAATCTTTGAGTTGAGTTTCGATAGACGTTCCATTGGTCATTCAGTTTACCTCGACGAGGATTTTAGCTGATCGAAGTCAGTACCGCGAGAGTATGCGTGTTAAATCCGGGATTTGGAAAGCGCAATGGCACCGCGCAAAAAAATAGCGCAGCCGGTGAAGGGTGCGCTACCAGAATCTCTACCTGGAACGAATTTAATCGCCCGCTTCGGAATGAGCTGCTCGGGTGGCGACGGCTTCGCCCGCCGGAACTTGTTCGGGCGTTTCAACGGGCTTGGCCGGGCTTTTCCCCTTCACCTTGCGCTTAAAGTGGCTTCCGAACCAGATGGCAATATCGTCGAAAATCGAATACGCCACGGGAGTCATCAGCAGGGTCAGCAACAAGGACAGGGTTTGACCGCCGATGACAACCGTTGCAATTGAACGCCGCTCCTCGGCGCCCGGCCCTGTGCCGACCGCCAACGGCAACATACCGGCAACCAGCGCCAGTGTCGTCATCAGAATCGGGCGTAACCGGTCACGATTGGCCTGGATAATGGCATCGTATCGGCTCATCCCTTTGGCTCGTAATCCGTTCATGTGGTCAATTTGCAAGATGGCGTTTTTCTTGACCACACCGAACAACACCAGAATTCCCAGCGCGGAATACAGATTCAGCGTGTCATTCATCGCCCACAGGGAAATCAGCGCAAACGGAATTGCCAACGGCAAACTGAGCAAAATGGTTACCGGATGGATGATGCTTTCAAATTGCGAAGCCAGAATCATGTACATAAAGGCAATCGAAAGCAGGAAGGCGAGGATGAATTCGCTGAACGTGCGTTCCAACTCGCGGCCTTTACCGGAAATCGCCGTGTTATACCCGGCGGGCATGTTCATCTTGGCCACTTCTTCGCGCAGTGCCACAATACGATCAGCCAATGCGTACCCCGGAGCAATGTTTGCGCGCAAGGAAACCTGTCGTTGACGATCCAGACGGTCAATTCTGGAAGACGAGTCCGATGCTTCCAGTTTGACCACGTTTTCCATGCTGACCAATCCGCCGTTTGAAGAAGGAACGAACAATCGGGAAATGGTGTCCACGTCGTTTCGGTCGCCTTGTTTCAACCGGATTGCCACATCGTAATCTTCATTCATCCGCTCGTCGTGAAAACGCGAAACACGATCATCACCGCCAACCATGATCCTCATCGCGGTGGCGATGTCCGTGGAATCCACGCCCAAATCGGCGGCGCGCGCGCGGTCAATGTTGACGCGCAATTCCGGTTTATCCACCTTCAACGTAACGTCAGCATCCACCAAACCAAGTTCCGGCGCACGTTCGCGCAATTGGTTGGCGTATTTGACCAACTCATTCAAATCCGGGCCGCGTAAAGCGAAATCCATATCGTTGAATCCGCCGCCGCCCAAATTGATTGTTTGCGGATTGCGAACCGCCGGGCGCAGATGCGTAAACTTGCGCAATTTCTGGCGAACTTTCTGTTGTACATCGCGCGCGGAATAATTCCCGCGAAAGACCGCCAACGGCTCGCCGCGCTTCAAACCGTCCCAGAATTTTTTGAAGTTGAGGGTGCGCTCTTCGTGCGGAGGAATGCGCAGGTAAATATCGGCGTTATTGAGAGATCCCAAAAATGAACTTCCCGCCTGAGACAGCATCATGCGAACTTCGGGCATTTGCTTGAGTTCGTTTTCCACTGCCAGCAAGGCTTCGTTCATTGCAACCAGGCTGGTGCCTTCCGGAGCTGAAAGATTGACGTTAAATTCTGCTTCGTCCACGTTGCTGGGAATGAAGTCCTGCTTGATCAGGCCGTACAGGGGCACGGAAGACGCCATCACCACAAACGCCAGCGCCCACACAATAAACCGATGTCGCAAAACGAACTTCAACATCCAGGTGTAGGAACTATCAATGTATCGGTAAAACCCTTTGCGCGAACCGGCCAGGTCTTCGTGGTGATGAACATCGCTGACGTTGATAAATCGAGCGCTCATCGTCGGCGTCAATGTGAAAGACACCAGCAGCGAAACCATGATTGCCACTGCCGCCGTGATGCCGAATTGGTAGAGGAACCTGCCGGAAATCGAAGACATGAACGAAATCGGCAGGAAGATGACGACCAGCGACAAGGTCGTCGCCAAAACCGCCAAACCAATTTCCTTGGTCGCCTCTTTCGCGGCTTGTTTCGGATCCATCTTCTTCTCTTCGACAAATCGGAAAATGTTTTCCAGCACCACAATCGCGTCGTCAATCACCACGCCAACCATCAACACCAGCGCCAACATCGTCACGCTGTTCAGGGTGAAATCCAGGGCCTTCATCATTCCGAACGTCGAAATGACGGAAGCGGGAATGGCAATCCCGGCGATGACCGTTGACTGCCAGGAACGCATAAAGATCAACACCACCAAACAGGCCAGCAAACTGCCCAGAATCAGGTGAACGTTGATTTCGCTCAAGGCATTTCTGATATACCGCGATTGGTCGCGAATGACTTCCAGTTTTACGTCCGGCGGCAACTGCGACTGGACGACCTGCATATTCTTTTTGACGTCTTCGATGACGGCCATCGTGTTCGCGCCGGTTTGACGGCGAACATCTATGGTGACGGAAGGGATTGCCGGCGCTTGAAGTCTCGCCTTTGGGTCGTCGCCGAGGTTGGTTAAATCGGTCAGGCGCGATACTGAACGCTCTTCTTTGGTTCCGTCTTCAGCATAGCCAATGTCCCGAATGCGCACTGGCGCGCCGTTAATGCTGGCGATAACCAAGTCATTAAAATCACTCGGTTCAATGATTCGCCCCATTGTGCGAAGCGTCAATTCGCGTCGCCCGGCGTCCACGTTTCCGCCGGGAACGTCGGAATTCTGCCGAACGACAGAATTGCGAACCTGTGTAATGGGTATTCGATAGGCAGCCAGCCGATCCGCGTCCGCCCAGATGTTAATGGATCGGGTCGTGCCGCCTGAAATACTGATTTCCCCCACGCCACTTGATCGCTCAAGTTGTTTTCGAACGACGTTATCCGCCAGTTCTGACAGTTCGCGGATTGAGCGATTCGACGACAGTGCAATCGTCATGATTCCCTGACGCTCGTTGTCGTATTTTTGAACGATGGGCGGATCGGTTCCCGGAGGAAACAATCGCGTGACCCCCTGCACACGGTCGCGCACATCCTGAGCGGCGTCGTCAATATTGCGGTTCATGTTGAAGGTCGCCATCACGAACGCCCTGCCCTGGCTGCACACGGAGCGGAGTTGTTCGATGCCTTCGACAGTATTGACAGCTTCTTCCAGGGTTTGAGCCAGCACGGCTTCGGCTTCTTCAGGGGAAGCGCCGGGCAAGGTGGCGCGCACCGTCACGGTCGGAATGTCTACCGCCGGAAAACGGTCAACGCCGAGTTTGAAATAACTCGACGCGCCGACGACAACAAGGGAAAGGATAATCATCGCCGCAAAGACAGGGCGCTGAATACAAATTTCTGCCAGTTTCTGCATAAATGTTTTAAGAGGTCTGCTTAATTGCGATTTTCGAGTGTTTAGCCGGTCAGGAGGCGGAATCCGAAAAAACCTAA is a window of Acidobacteriota bacterium DNA encoding:
- a CDS encoding CIA30 family protein, whose protein sequence is MKRRTLLILQSAILLCLVLFPETARLQSSAIAIVGATVFDGTGAEPKPATVVIRGERIEAVLAADAKPPVGVRIINGENQTLMPGIFDLHTHLPYASGGGVTGDWAKHLKAYLYCGVTSVVDFGTYPETFEPMRRLIKTGIVEAPHISLAVRMTTPGGHGAEGGRGDFFSLEVTTPREARAAVRRILPYQPDVIKVFTDGWRYGAAPDMTSMNEDTLTALVDEAHKNNLEVLTHTVSLDKAKIAARSKVDVIAHGVGDKPVDEELFKLMKASGTAYVPTLAVYEPRGRDILTPLLDAVLEPVVKAGINPPLVPPQNPPLKPAAGSAENGDAPRIRRWQTLQQNTAAMRQAGILFGTGTDSGVTGTHHGWATLREMELLVAGGLTPLEALTAATGNAAKAIKADAERGTIAPGKLADLILVAGAPQKNIADIENPKRVFLGGRELDCEKLARDIASSSLAPIPAIKAQELIDDFEAANGRSRLDTLWVNSSDSGVDASKMLFGRVPREVGDHALSVTAHMSEKDRPFGRINVPLSKGAVEPVDARAFRGMRFDVRGDGDYRLIVPTYNVRNASSNFSAPFKASPQWQTVNIDFAALKLPANARTQAQWTGADLLMLSFEIARPAGAFGWLELDNVRFYR
- a CDS encoding FHA domain-containing protein; translation: MTNGTSIETQLKDWLSQLAPEHKQVLLGILIEDDRLQRSARLDFAVHQLRRLCAERNLDWDAMAEGERESFLDSLIRENELYSTQVGRNSLAIVAPCHHCGRDMTPSDLYRIYFGERPPSVERTAAMLMVMDMDTDAHFPLASEDEITIGRLDPHRGIRPDVDLSKFDPASRISRRHARVTTRGHQFFIEDLGSANGTVINGRTRLKPQEPYPLVNGDVVKIGETTLKFVG
- a CDS encoding efflux RND transporter permease subunit; translation: MQKLAEICIQRPVFAAMIILSLVVVGASSYFKLGVDRFPAVDIPTVTVRATLPGASPEEAEAVLAQTLEEAVNTVEGIEQLRSVCSQGRAFVMATFNMNRNIDDAAQDVRDRVQGVTRLFPPGTDPPIVQKYDNERQGIMTIALSSNRSIRELSELADNVVRKQLERSSGVGEISISGGTTRSINIWADADRLAAYRIPITQVRNSVVRQNSDVPGGNVDAGRRELTLRTMGRIIEPSDFNDLVIASINGAPVRIRDIGYAEDGTKEERSVSRLTDLTNLGDDPKARLQAPAIPSVTIDVRRQTGANTMAVIEDVKKNMQVVQSQLPPDVKLEVIRDQSRYIRNALSEINVHLILGSLLACLVVLIFMRSWQSTVIAGIAIPASVISTFGMMKALDFTLNSVTMLALVLMVGVVIDDAIVVLENIFRFVEEKKMDPKQAAKEATKEIGLAVLATTLSLVVIFLPISFMSSISGRFLYQFGITAAVAIMVSLLVSFTLTPTMSARFINVSDVHHHEDLAGSRKGFYRYIDSSYTWMLKFVLRHRFIVWALAFVVMASSVPLYGLIKQDFIPSNVDEAEFNVNLSAPEGTSLVAMNEALLAVENELKQMPEVRMMLSQAGSSFLGSLNNADIYLRIPPHEERTLNFKKFWDGLKRGEPLAVFRGNYSARDVQQKVRQKLRKFTHLRPAVRNPQTINLGGGGFNDMDFALRGPDLNELVKYANQLRERAPELGLVDADVTLKVDKPELRVNIDRARAADLGVDSTDIATAMRIMVGGDDRVSRFHDERMNEDYDVAIRLKQGDRNDVDTISRLFVPSSNGGLVSMENVVKLEASDSSSRIDRLDRQRQVSLRANIAPGYALADRIVALREEVAKMNMPAGYNTAISGKGRELERTFSEFILAFLLSIAFMYMILASQFESIIHPVTILLSLPLAIPFALISLWAMNDTLNLYSALGILVLFGVVKKNAILQIDHMNGLRAKGMSRYDAIIQANRDRLRPILMTTLALVAGMLPLAVGTGPGAEERRSIATVVIGGQTLSLLLTLLMTPVAYSIFDDIAIWFGSHFKRKVKGKSPAKPVETPEQVPAGEAVATRAAHSEAGD